One window of the Lonchura striata isolate bLonStr1 chromosome 9, bLonStr1.mat, whole genome shotgun sequence genome contains the following:
- the FPGT gene encoding fucose-1-phosphate guanylyltransferase, which produces MGERGAARRGDPARSGDPARSGDPARSGDPARREDTARRLERFEALRGAAARPGELWDAVVLTAADAAQAGAFREQLAEKLRREQLPRAVRYLVCADPPGPRIGNGGSTLHALRCLEEQYGDQWTSFTVLLIHSGGYSQRLPNASALGKIFTALPLGDPVYQMLELKLAMYIDFPRHMKPGVLITCSDDIELYSTGVTETITFDKPGFTALAHPSDLAVGTTHGVFVLDPSSFSGKGALEYGSCYRFLHKPDLETMQQSGAVCVRGDRPQLSSPGSRRDSAMASECVYTDSVFYIDHSTAQQLLQFYKQMGTLCCEIDAYGDFLQALGPGATPEYTKNTSNVSKEDSGLVAVRQQLYSLLQGTALNVIVLNNSQFYHIGTTQEYLFHFTAESKLRFELDLQPVAFSIFPDTAKALDHLSVIQSILEPGCVIGPGSVIEYSRIGPEVSVGKGSIVSGSYINFSVEIPSDCLLSSVSVKITDRVEYVTMVFGVGDDLKKSVKLLSDIHSLQFFGASLPECLDLWSLEASDQLFSSEDTRLGLWTARIFPVCSTLSESVRMSLNMLNSVQHKSAFKLSGFQLLSVEEMLTYKDVEDMLKFRKQIYDEICLQRQKEKPDYRMSST; this is translated from the exons ATGGGGGAGCGCGGGGCGGCCCGGCGGGGGGACCCGGCCCGGAGCGGGGACCCGGCCCGGAGCGGGGACCCGGCCCGGAGCGGGGACCCGGCCCGGCGGGAGGACACGGCCCGGCGGCTGGAGCGCTTCGAGGCGCTGCGAG GCGcggccgcccggcccggcgAGCTGTGGGACGCGGTGGTGCTGACGGCGGCGGACGCGGCGCAGGCGGGCGCGTTCCGGGAGCAGCTGGCGGAGAAGCTGCGgcgggagcagctgcccagggccGTCCGGTACCTGGTGTGCGCCGACCCGCCGGGACCCAGGATCG gAAATGGTGGATCAACTCTTCATGCTCTTCGGTGCTTGGAAGAGCAGTATGGTGATCAGTGGACTTCCTTCACTGTGCTGCTAATCCATTCTg GTGGTTACAGCCAGCGTTTGCCAAATGCAAGTGCCCTGGGTAAGATCTTCACAGCCCTGCCGTTGGGTGATCCTGTGTACCAGATGCTGGAGCTGAAACTGGCCATGTACATTGACTTCCCCCGTCACATGAAGCCAGGAGTCCTCATCACGTGTTCGGATGACATAGAGCTGTACAGCACGGGGGTCACAGAAACCATCACCTTTGATAAACCTGGCTTTACTGCCTTGGCTCACCCCTCCGATTTGGCAGTCGGGACCACGCATGGCGTGTTTGTGCTAGATCCGTCCAGTTTTTCGGGAAAGGGAGCACTGGAATATGGATCATGCTATCGTTTCCTGCACAAGCCTGACCTGGAGACCATGCAGCAGAGTGGTGCAGTGTGTGTGAGGGGGGATCGccctcagctcagctccccTGGGAGCCGCAGGGACTCGGCCATGGCCTCGGAGTGTGTGTACACGGACAGCGTATTCTACATCGAccacagcactgcccagcagctgctgcagttctACAAGCAGATGGGCACTCTTTGCTGTGAAATAGATGCATACGGTGACTTTCTCCAGGCCCTGGGGCCTGGAGCCACTCCAGAGTACACCAAAAACACGAGCAATGTCTCCAAGGAGGACTCGGGGTTGGTGGCAGTGCGGCAGCAGCTGTACTCCCTCCTGCAAGGCACCGCCCTAAATGTCATAGTCCTCAACAACTCCCAGTTCTACCACATCGGGACTACTCAGGagtatttgtttcattttactgCTGAGAGCAAACTGAGATTTGAGCTGGACTTGCAGCCTGTAGCTTTTAGCATCTTCCCTGACACAGCCAAGGCCTTGGATCACTTGAGTGTCATCCAGAGCATCCTTGAGCCCGGGTGTGTGAtagggcctggctctgtcatTGAGTACTCCAGAATTGGGCCTGAGGTCTCGGTAGGGAAAGGCAGCATTGTCAGTGGGTCCTACATAAATTTCAGTGTAGAGATACCCTCGGACTGCTTGCTGAGTTCAGTAAGTGTGAAAATTACTGATCGAGTGGAGTACGTCACCATGGTGTTCGGGGTAGGCGACGACTTGAAAAAGAGCGTGAAACTGCTGTCAGATATACACTCCCTCCAGTTTTTTGGAGCCAGCTTACCAGAATGCCTTGACCTCTGGAGCTTAGAGGCTTCGGACCAGCTCTTCTCCAGTGAGGACACACGTCTGGGGCTGTGGACTGCAAGGATTTTCCCTGTTTGTTCTACTCTGAGTGAATCAGTTAGGATGTCACTGAACATGCTGAATTCTGTGCAGCACAAGTCAGCTTTCAAACTGAGTGGCTTTCAGCTCTTGTCTGTTGAAGAAATGCTCACCTACAAAGATGTGGAAGACATGCTGAAGTTTAGGAAGCAAATTTATGACGAAATCTGCCTacaaagacaaaaagagaagCCTGATTATAGAATGAGCAGTACTTGA